One Cucumis melo cultivar AY chromosome 8, USDA_Cmelo_AY_1.0, whole genome shotgun sequence genomic window, tggcattacccagtaagactcaatgtttttggacactaaataatttaatttggaattaaattaaattattttccttaagggacgtcttggaccaagtaactgctgcagcgtgggatttcttcagtaggggctcagcattgcaacctctttctagggtaagtcatttcactgagttttgaaccgttagtcgttggtgacttaattacgaattttggcgtattaaacagttaagaccttgttgcttggaaagcacacttgcctcgcggttagaactcgccaagtaaatctccaggtaagagatttctactactagctccatgtttagaattatgaggtcacgtataccttcaattgtgcatgttgaggactagactgtacgatgcatgaaattaatgatagtatgacgcgattgatgatatggttatattatagcatgatgttgtgatgacgagaactgttatggctgtacgacgggtgtcgagatggagagtgtaatgatgatttatctgttatgttatatgatgatgtcatgtgtatgtatactgcgattagggtacctgttagcttaacttgttagagtcgtacctgcatgggtgtccttcgggatcaccacctatttaggactgtgcggtccgacgggacaccagtctagcatggatatagatatgactcgagtgactcgacggggtcctcgcatcccgattgtcctaggtgtcccccggggcaccgaagaccagagttacgtccCTACGGGAgtgcatgttgcacgtgttcggaaacgtgccagagattgggtaccagttacaggactctgacaggaagctaacaggcacctagtgggactagtagtgggtcccttactgagtattttatactcactcttttcatgtcatgttttcaggtagaggacgaggtaagggcaaaggcaagctggcgagcgaccagaagtgaccgtggtgagccatagggatttctgcttccgcttattcttgtttttgacgTTAGTACCTGAATTTGAATAttcttcactatttaccatttttaaaagtagatagggcccgagtagaaCTTTAGAAcgaaatttcatttttttttgcatattactttgtttggattttcataaataaatttctcaaaccttatgcgttttactaaattttatgacttaaaccacttgttctacatttagtaatgacttcgactcagtataaggagttgggtcgttacaaatatCATTTAGACAAAATGGTTTAAAAATGATTCTCCATAGAGAAATATCATTTGGACAAAATGGTTTGAAAATGATTCTCCATATTAAGTAGTAAGATATAAGATAAATTGGTACAAAAGTAATACTAAAAATGCACGTGTTTTGTAATagtttcatttacaaattttttttgtatacaacAAATTCGTatcataaaactaaaaaaaaaaaaaacaatgatatTTTCTTAAGCCGACTTTCAagttaatacataaatatattttagaaaaaaagaaattgaatataAGATTAAAATATACCTCGAATCAAACCATTTGATACAATTCTTCTTTGCTTAGCAATAAAACTCTTGAAAATATGTGAAACTATTTATAGGGATGGAAGAGAAAAATGTGACATATTCAATTTGGTGTAGaatttgaaaagttaaagagaaaatttaatgaatttagAATGCGGACATATTTCATTTATTACTTATAGacataattataatatataacgATAACAAGTCTTTTTAATTAACTTCAATGATTAACGGAGGAGAATGCATAAGTTAACCTTTTCAATTGCTTATTATTAAGTCATAAAGTGGATCGATATCAATTGAAACCTCCATTTTCAATATGTAACCTACATAGACAAAGTTTGATTATGGGTATGATTGGAATTTTCAATATGTAGAAGGGATAAAAAAGGCAAAAAATGATTCTCCCGAATCCCTCTAGTATAGAGATAATTTAGCCTAATTATTAATCAAAATGATTAAATTTTAACCTCCTCCCTGCTCACAAATGGCCACAAAAATTTGATGCTAAGCTCACTTGAAAACTATAAAGCTTCTTTAGCCAAACTCTAATTGACTCTATATAGCATCTATAAATAATCATTCTTAAATCATTAATTGATCATGGAACTTGAGTTGATGAGTGAAGAAAATTTTAGTTGCAGGAGCTTGAACTCTAAACCGCATGCTTTGATAATATCTTAAATTACCAATTTAATCATTAATCCAGAAGTTTAAGCTAACAACGTAATATAGCATGTAACAATCATTACAATCATTAGTGTGTATTacgaaaataaaaataaaaaaaaaattcgcatacAATTTTTTCTGTACAATGTTTTCCGTTCATAaggttcttttttttcttgtaaACTAAAGTGAATAGACAAGTTGAGATCTACCAAATCTATATACGATATTATTCTCTTCCTGTTACTATTTACAATTTCTTTGGTTTCTTTTGCTTAAAAAATTCACCTACAACAAATATTCTCCATGCCAGAATGAGCATGAGCATACACACGGTGCTTGTACTATTAACAAACATGCCGCCACGTGATGAGATTAGTAACAAAAGAAGTTACAAGAAATAACAAATGTATGACGACAAAAGAAGTtgtaaaaaataacaaatgtaAGACGAAATTACGTACCCATTATAAATTTACTATATAGGTATCAGTTCTTTTAAAACTTGACTTTGATCAGGAGTCGATACATGACGAGCATGTAGCAACTTAATCGAAATCAAAACAAACCTAACATCGACAACCGTAACTGTTCTACATGCCTTCAAAAGGGGAAAAACTAGCTCAAACCATTATGTTTATCAAGGAAAATGAGATTCAACAAACAAGCTCAATCTTTGAAGATCAAATACCAAAACAAAGCCATTAGCAATGTAGCTATATAGTGCGCATTCCTTCCTAATAATTAGGGATAATAATATGGTGCTCAACCTATCTTGTCTTTAAGAGTGCAACCACAACCTGTCGTGCAGTCGTTCCTCCCCAGCACCAAACATCTCATCCACTCTTTCACCGTCACGGTAAAAATGAAATGTCGGAGTGTAACGAATGTGTTGAGTTGTTTCTGGGCATTCATCAATGTCTGCATAGATGAAAGAAACTTTCGGAAAATTGTTACTCAATCGACAAAATGCTGGAAGAATCTGACTGCACACACGACACCTGAAACCAACAAGAAGAAACCTAATAAGCCTAGAttctactatatatatatatatatatatatatatatatcaacaaGCCAATCCAAACTGTCAAATTTTAGCACCAGATTCAAGCAATAAGCTCCCTGAAATGGAAAACAGAGCTTTGTTAATAAGTTTTAACATTAATCCCACAATTTAAGTCCTCTTTCTACCAGTGTACATCGAACAAAATTTTACAATTCCCCATTGATGAAACTGTTGCTAAGAACAAAGTCGAATGGTCAAATGAAATTTGAAGCAAGACGTGTCACTATGTTGAGACTTGGGAGAGAGGCAAAGGCATTTCTTATTCTAGTATTACGTCGTCTCTAACTTCCTTTCTTTGTTCTCTACGAGTCTTTTAATATTTGTCAAACAGGAAAAACCTTAAACACTTTGTGTTCAATCCTCTAAAAAGGTTTGGACTTACCAAGATGCCCCATAATTGATAACTGCCTGCAGAGTAATGGaataatgaaaatcaaacaACAAAGTACCCAAGAAAACCTTGAAACTAGGGAAATGCGCAACAAAATTTGATGGGGAATTATAAGGAAGCTTACAGTGGTTTTGGAGGACTTGATTTGAAGAAGAACATCCTTGAAATCTTGATCGCTAGAAGCACTCTTCAAGTTGCCATGGTGATTGACTGGAAGACACGAACCAGTGCCTTCTAGCCCCTTCTTCTCCTTGTCCTCCATCTCCTTTTGGCTACGGCGACTACTGCTTCCAAATTTTGAGTAGTGAAGAAGTGAATTATGTTTCCTTTTCTAGGCTTCTAGCTAGTGATTTCCATAAAATGCATTCCACGTCGTTCCAATTAGAGAATCATAGTAACTACCCAACTTTCCAAGACCTCTAACTGAAGTCATTACTACATGCAcgataattgaaaaatgaaatcAGCTGAAAATGACACATTCTAAGATGCACGCTCAGGCACACAAACTGGTATGTATAAAGCTACTAGTAAGTATGATCTAGCATACAAAATGCAATAATTAATAGGGTCCCAAAAACAATTATCATAACACATGAAATTTACATAGCATGCTTATAAATTTTTATCAATCAGTAAAAGCAAAACAAACAAGCTTTCTAAACTTGTTTTTGCAAGGTCAATGATGTGGTTCATGCCTTCCCAACTTGTTTTTTCCCTTGTTTTGTTAGGGCCCGCCTCTTAGGCCTttaagtttgtttttaaacATGTCCAGCAAGTTGTAGGTTGGTTTAGAAAGTCTTTAAATGATAGGCTTCTCTCTGTTGTAAATGATAACTGGCATTTTGAATAAAACTTTCCCTTTGCTTTACCCAGCCAAAAATAATATCTATATAATTCTGGATTAGCACATAGGCATTCCAATATAGAGTCCTTTTGACTTAGAGAAACCTTACTCCAAACCTAAAACACAAGCCAAAATAACTTTGACCTTTATGCTCATATTTCAAAACGTAAATTCATCCATTTCTTTAAACAATTTATCCAAATTGTGGGCTAATTCAAATCCACTTCAAAACTACACATAATGATTCAAACCGATTCATAAACAATAAGAGTTCCATTACAAGTGACTTCAAGAACAATGAAAGGATTTTAGAGGGCAATACATGACAAAAAGTCATTGAACAGCCGAATCTACGCGCCTAATCCCTAGAATTTAACATCAAAACAATATGAGTGACCTAAGTTTTTGTTCAAACTTAGTGGGTGATCAAGAATTACCAATGAAACCCAAAAATCCCTCAGAAACTCTTAACTAGTACGAGAACAAACAGCGCCGGCGATCGACGAGAAGTTACCGCGGCAGCGACGAGCTTGAAGAACGTCAGCGGCGATTCTGGGCTGTGGCGGATAGGGCTGGAACAAGAAGATGGAGATAGAGAGATCGAGAGTTAAATAGAGAGAGAAGGATAAACGAGAAGGGAAGGGAATCATAACCAACCAAAGGCGGATATACGAAGACGGCGTGCGGTGGTCGTGGCCTGCGGAGACAGGGACGGCGGCGGAGTTGGGCGAAAGTCTGGCGTTTGCTACGGTTGGGTGGCCATGAGTGAGAGAAATGGAGAGAGGGAATGGGAAAGAACGATTGAGACTTAGCGTTGAGAAAGGAGGGCTGGTGGGTCGGTTGACGCCAACGGAGTCGGACTGGCTGGGCGGCAATGGGAGGAGTGAGCATGAGAAGACAGAGAAGATAgagtttcctttttttttaattcaatggTCAAACCCTAGAGTCAAAGCCCAATCAATCCCACTCCACTCTAAATATGAACcatataattcaaaattaagaGGAATTCGTTCACAACGGTATTGTCTTGGTTTTTACCGTTCATCTTcttatttaaattcaaaatatcttttttaaattatgaaCTTAATCCCTTTATAAAGttttaagattttaattttctatatataaaatCTTAT contains:
- the LOC103500822 gene encoding thioredoxin-like 3-3; amino-acid sequence: MEDKEKKGLEGTGSCLPVNHHGNLKSASSDQDFKDVLLQIKSSKTTAVINYGASWCRVCSQILPAFCRLSNNFPKVSFIYADIDECPETTQHIRYTPTFHFYRDGERVDEMFGAGEERLHDRLWLHS